Proteins from a genomic interval of Gadus macrocephalus chromosome 2, ASM3116895v1:
- the LOC132474535 gene encoding uncharacterized protein LOC132474535, which produces MLGKRKSPQRDLLSFWAVPAPPYAPPENESAEGTEEMEDKARSEEIEDSEGEDFDCIQIENTETEEPAEKNVEIRINSGKKQKAKSGAALYRCTFKREWTAEWPFISVGTTTAYYWCSVCRHENSCAHQGKADVARHIKSKIHRSKEQAAQSTASIAPYYGPATVGGMTSQEVKTRRAEVKLAVSMVEHNVPFAVADHFSPLLKECFKDSPTAQSFKAARTKMSCIINEAVAPHFRKELVMKMRTNPFTLITDGSNDTGREKMNPLTVRVYDSDLSKVVHRFLDMCPTSGPNCGTAEVIYKKMDEAMQKNAIPWRNCVSLSVDNAPVNTGARNSIASRAHQEHGSIYIHGCPCHIIHNTAKQAAQAFLERISLWMLDIGLKEAPIAKVT; this is translated from the exons ATGCTAGGTAAGAGGAAGAGCCCACAGAGAGATCTGCTGTCATTCTGGGCAGTGCCAGCCCCCCCTTATGCACCCCCGGAAAATGAGAGTGCAGAGGGCACAGAAGAAATGGAAGATAAAGCGAGATCAGAAGAGATTGAGGACAGTGAGGGCGAAGATTTTGATTgtatacaaattgaaaacacagagacagaagagCCAGCAGAAAAAAATGTGGAGATAAGAATAAATTCAGGGAAGAAGCAGAAGGCCAAAAGTGGAGCAGCCCTCTACAGGTGCACTTTTAAAAGGGAGTGGACAGCAGAATGGCCCTTCATTAGTGTAGGCACAACCACCGCCTACTATTGGTGCTCTGTTTGCCGACATGAGAACAGCTGTGCCCATCAAGGCAAGGCTGATGTCGCAAGGCATATCAAAAGCAAAATACATCGTTCAAAAGAACAGGCAGCACAGTCAACAGCCAGCATTGCACCATATTATGGCCCAGCCACTGTTGGTGGCATGACATCTCAGGAAGTCAAG ACAAGGAGAGCTGAGGTAAAGTTAGCAGTGTCGATGGTGGAACACAATGTGCCATTTGCAGTAGCCGATCACTTCAGCCCATTGCTGAAAGAATGCTTCAAAGATTCCCCTACTGCACAGAGCTTCAAGGCTGCCCGCACAAAAATGTCCTGCATAATAAATGAAGCAGTGGCTCCTCACTTTAGAAAGGAACTGGTCATGAAGATGAGGACCAATCCTTTCACGTTGATCACAGATGGATCAAATGATACAG GACGTGAGAAGATGAACCCGCTCACTGTGCGGGTATATGACAGTGATCTCAGCAAAGTTGTCCACAGGTTCCTGGATATGTGCCCCACCAGCGGGCCAAACTGCGGCACAGCTGAAGTCATCTACAAGAAGATGGATGAGGCCATGCAGAAAAACGCCATACCATGGAGAAActgtgtcagtctgtcagttGATAATGCCCCTGTCAATACAGGAGCAAGGAACTCCATCGCATCCAGAGCTCATCAAGAACATGGCAGTATCTACATCCATGGGTGCCCTTGTCACATCATCCACAACACTGCCAAACAGGCTGCCCAGGCCTTTTTGGAG AGGATCTCGCTGTGGATGTTGGATATTGGTTTAAAGGAAGCACCAATCGCAAAGGTTACCTAa
- the LOC132449484 gene encoding uncharacterized protein LOC132449484, producing MEMLMHVSVRWLSLEKCLTRILQQYEPLASYFKSLNDKQPRFRRLVVAFSDSITEVYLLFFQATFPVFSTFNLLLQREKSSIFLLHDEMRGFIRKLLSKFLKPAALQHRELHEICFKEPSNQLPGEKLVIGFTTRVTLNRLLEAGAITPQQVQRFQKAAVAFLERAVEYAIKKLPMKEPLIKHAMFLDVQQRAECGVEDAFYFVDRFPELLPYNGPEERDKLCEEFLDYQTMDIAMPDDPAMFDFERFWGNMASMKNKVTGMSRFGRLSCIAKLVLVMPHSNADAERVFSVVGLNKTKTRNSLALEGTLSSIMTVKMASLEPDCFKWEPPASVIKASKSATNTYNVRHAK from the exons ATGGAAATGCTCATGCACGTTTCTGTTCGATGGTTGAGCCTGGAGAAGTGTTTGACTCGTATCCTGCAGCAGTATGAGCCACTGGCCAGCTACTTCAAGTCATTAA ATGACAAACAGCCAAGGTTCAGGAGGCTTGTGGTGGCATTCTCTGACTCAATTACAGAGGTGTACCTACTGTTCTTTCAAGCAACTTTTCCAGTCTTCTCCAcattcaacctcctcctccagagagaGAAGTCGTCAATCTTCCTACTACATGATGAG ATGAGGGGTTTTATCCGCAAGCTGCTCTCAAAGTTTCTGAAGCCCGCAGCATTGCAGCACCGGGAACTGCATGAAATATGCTTTAAGGAGCCATCCAACCAACTGCCAG GAGAAAAGTTGGTGATTGGCTTCACTACTCGAGTTACACTCAACAGGCTCCTTGAAGCAGGAGCCATTACACCGCAGCAAGTGCAGAGGTTCCAGAAGGCAGCAGTGGCGTTTCTGGAAAGGGCTGTGGAGTATGCCATCAAGAAACTCCCCATGAAAGAGCCTCTGATTAAACATGCCATGTTTCTGgatgtccagcagagagcagagtgtGGAGTGGAAGATGCCTTCTACTTTGTCGACAG attTCCTGAACTTCTCCCATACAATGGACCTGAAGAGCGTGACAAACTTTGTGAGGAGTTTCTGGACTACCAGACCATGGACATTGCCATGCCCGACGACCCAGCAATGTTTGACTTTGAGAGATTTTGGGGGAACATGGCATCAATGAAGAACAAG GTGACCGGTATGAGCAGATTTGGCAGGCTGTCTTGTATTGCCAAGTTGGTCTTGGTCATGCCTCACTCCAATGCTGATGCAGAGCGAGTTTTCTCTGTGGTTGGACTAAATAAGACCAAGACCCGAAACAGTTTGGCTCTTGAGGGAACTCTGTCATCCATCATGACCGTGAAGATGGCGAGCCTTGAGCCAGACTGTTTTAAGTGGGAGCCCCCTGCCTCTGTCATCAAGGCATCAAAATCTGCCACCAACACCTACAACGTTAGACATGCTAAATGA